In a single window of the Populus alba chromosome 16, ASM523922v2, whole genome shotgun sequence genome:
- the LOC140954727 gene encoding uncharacterized protein, with the protein MNYIDRIDQRFFQQKTPDYDSIFFLIITRLCLWLKAIHSDFPYSPTDLIRSADGLLRWSNAHSFRIKNIWSPPMIDILKWNVDGSSFSKPGPSGIGGVLRNHHGHVLGMFSVPAGILDSNIAELRAIVKAIDLSASNCRLHHKHLIIESDSVNVIRWMTNPLSRPWKHHNLFSYVNRLKAYFSSITFSHIFHESNSMADGLAKQGVRRSSEFVAWL; encoded by the coding sequence ATGAACTATATTGACAGGATAGATCAACGCTTTTTCCAACAGAAGACACCTGAttatgactcaattttttttcttattatcacCCGTCTATGTCTTTGGCTAAAAGCTATCCATTCAGATTTTCCATACTCCCCTACAGATCTGATCAGATCAGCAGATGGCTTGCTTCGGTGGTCCAATGCTCACTCTTTcaggattaaaaatatatggtctCCTCCTATGATTGATATCCTCAAATGGAATGTGGACGGCTCTTCTTTTAGTAAGCCAGGCCCCTCTGGAATAGGTGGTGTGCTGCGTAATCATCATGGCCATGTGCTCGGTATGTTCTCTGTTCCAGCTGGTATTTTAGACTCTAATATTGCTGAGTTAAGGGCTATTGTGAAAGCCATTGATCTATCGGCATCTAATTGCCGTTTACACCATAAACACCTCATCATCGAATCTGACTCTGTCAATGTTATTCGCTGGATGACTAATCCTCTCAGTCGTCCCTGGAAGCATCATAATTTGTTCTCCTATGTTAATAGACTGAAAGCATATTTCAGTTCAATCACCTTCTCTCATATCTTTCATGAAAGTAATAGTATGGCAGATGGCTTGGCTAAACAAGGAGTGCGGAGATCAAGTGAATTTGTTGCCTGGCTTTGA